In the genome of Populus nigra chromosome 9, ddPopNigr1.1, whole genome shotgun sequence, one region contains:
- the LOC133702937 gene encoding large ribosomal subunit protein bL34c yields the protein MATSISMISSSPPPWMASSRTRSNGSASASLSLISGSRTKRDFSMNVATNSPTRSGLLHCSFLSSSSLSLPSSFSGLSLGLDLNSNIGVRKDIGSGLVVRAGKAALCQTKRNRSRKSLARTHGFRRRMRTTSGRAVLKRRRAKGRKVLCTKSNPNSGKGS from the exons ATGGCTACTTCAATATCAATGATATCGTCATCACCGCCACCTTGGATGGCGTCGAGTCGAACAAGAAGTAATGGCAGCGCATCAGCTTCACTCTCTCTTATTTCTGGTTCAAGAACGAAAAGGGATTTTTCAATGAATGTGGCCACCAACTCTCCAACTCGCTCGGGGCTGCTTCATTGCTCCttcctttcttcctcttctctctctttaccTTCTTCCTTCTCAg GTTTATCTCTGGGATTGGATTTGAATTCTAACATCGGAGTAAGAAAGGATATAGGTAGTGGTCTGGTGGTGAGAGCTGGGAAGGCTGCACTTTGTCAAACCAAGAGAAACAGGTCCAGAAAGTCTCTGGCTCGGACTCATGGCTTCCGTCGAAGAATGAGAACCACTAGTGGGAGGGCAGTGTTGAAACGTCGACGTGCTAAAGGAAGAAAGGTCCTTTGCACCAAGTCCAATCCCAATAGTGGGAAAGGTTCATAA
- the LOC133702594 gene encoding senescence-specific cysteine protease SAG39-like: protein MAFTPENKLIFAVVLLLGLWTSHVWSRSLYEASMMERHETWMAQYGRAYKDHVEKERRLNIFKNNVEFIESFNKVGKKPYKLSVNEFADLTNEEFRASRNGYKMSAHLSSSSTKPFRYENVSAVPSTMDWRKKGAVTPIKDQGQCGCCWAFSAVAATEGITQLSTGKLISLSEQELVDCDTSGEDQGCNGGLMDDAFDFIIQNKGLTTEANYPYQGADGACNSGKAAAKITGYEDVPANSEAALLKAVANQPVSVAIDAGGSAFQFYSSGVFTGDCGTDLDHGVTAVGYGMSDDGTKYWLVKNSWGTSWGENGYIRMERDIDAKEGLCGIAMGASYPTA, encoded by the exons ATGGCTTTTACACCAGAAAACAAACTAATCTTTGCAGTGGTCTTACTTCTTGGGCTCTGGACTTCTCATGTCTGGTCACGCTCTCTGTATGAGGCTTCCATGATGGAGAGACATGAAACATGGATGGCTCAGTATGGACGAGCATATAAAGACCATGTAGAGAAGGAGAGGCGCTTAAACATATTCAAGAACAACGTGGAGTTCATCGAGTCTTTCAACAAGGTTGGGAAAAAGCCTTACAAGCTAAGTGTCAACGAATTTGCAGATCTTACGAATGAGGAATTCCGGGCCTCGCGCAATGGATACAAGATGTCCGCTCATTTGAGCTCATCTAGCACCAAGCCTTTCAGGTATGAAAATGTAAGTGCAGTTCCGTCTACCATGGACTGGAGAAAGAAAGGAGCTGTTACCCCTATCAAGGACCAAGGTCAATGCG GCTGTTGCTGGGCATTTTCTGCTGTGGCTGCGACGGAAGGGATTACCCAGCTCTCAACTGGAAAGTTGATATCTCTTTCCGAGCAAGAACTGGTTGATTGTGATACAAGTGGTGAAGACCAAGGTTGTAACGGTGGTCTTATGGATGACGCCTTCGATTTCATCATTCAGAACAAAGGCCTTACGACTGAAGCCAATTACCCCTACCAGGGAGCTGATGGAGCTTGCAACTCTGGGAAGGCAGCTGCAAAGATCACTGGTTATGAAGACGTGCCTGCCAACAGCGAGGCAGCACTATTGAAGGCAGTAGCCAATCAGCCAGTCTCAGTTGCTATTGATGCTGGTGGATCTGCCTTCCAATTCTACTCGAGTGGTGTGTTTACTGGAGATTGTGGGACTGATTTAGATCATGGTGTGACTGCTGTTGGGTATGGTATGAGTGATGATGGTACGAAGTACTGGTTAGTCAAGAATTCCTGGGGAACTAGCTGGGGAGAGAATGGATACATAAGAATGGAAAGAGATATTGATGCCAAGGAAGGTCTTTGTGGAATTGCAATGGGAGCTTCGTACCCTACAGCGTAA